In the Sandaracinus amylolyticus genome, GAGCGCGACGGTCTCGCGCATCCACGCGTCGAACGCGACCGAGGGCGCGCGCGCCGCGGGGGAGCCGAAGCCGCGCATGTTGTGGAAGCTCATCCCGCTGCCGACGATCAGCACGCCCTCGTCGCGCAGCGGGCGCAGCGCGCGCCCGATCGCGAGGTGCGACGCGGGATCGAGATCGCGGCGCATCGAGAGCTGGACCGTCGGGATGTCGGCCTCGGGGAACGTGACCTTGAGCGGCACGAACGTGCCGTGATCGTAGCCGCGGTGTGCGTCCTCGGCGGAGTCGATCCCCGCCGCCGAGAGCAGCGCGCGCACCCGCGCCGCGAGCTGGGGATCGCCGGGCGCGGGCCAGGTGATCTCGTACGACTCGGGCGGGAACCCGTAGTAGTCGTAGAGCATCGGCGGGTGCTCCGAGGTCGTCACCGTCGGGATCCGCTCCTCCCAGTGCGCGGAGATCACGAGCATCGCCCGCGGGCGCTGGGGCGCGAGCTGCGCGAGCCCCCGGAGGTACGTCGCGAGCGCGGCCCACTCCGCGGGATCGCCGAACCCCAGCTCGACGAAGGGCCAGGGCCCGCCGCCGTGGGGGATGTACGCCACCGGCATCCGCGTCCCGCCGCCGCTCGTCATCGCTCGAACCTCCTGCGACGCCGGTGCGCACGCCGCGAGCACGAGCCCCGCGCTCGCCGTGCCCAGCAGCGCACGTCGCGTCATCCGGTTGTCGTGGTCGTCGCTCATCTTCGCAGAGACGCTGTACGCCGGCGGGGCGCCGCCGGGAAGGCGCACCCCGCGCAAGTCTGCGTTGCGCGCACGGGAACGGATGCGACGCAAGCCTTGGATCCGCCTTGACTCTCGGTGCGCGTTCCTGGTTCGATGCGTCCGTCCCGGCCCCAGGCCGTCACGCCCATCGGCACGCGCGAGAGGACCCGCAGACACACCATGTTCTCCGTCGTCATCACCGAGAAGGGCGGCGCCCAGCGCCGTCTCGACTTCGACAAGAACGAAGTCACGATCGGCCGCGTCCAAGGCAACGACATCATCCTGCCGAAGGGCAACGTCTCGAAGCGGCACTCCCGGATCGTCCTCAAGGACAACCGCTTCATCGTCGTCGACCTCAAGAGCACCAACGGCACGTACGTCAACGGCCGGAAGATCACCTCGCCCCTCGTCGTGAAGTCGGGGGACAAGATCTACATCGGCGACTTCATCCTCACGCTCGAGGAGGCCGCGGGCGCAGGGATGGGCGCGTCGCCGGGCGGGTCGCACGAGGGTGCGGCGATGGGCGCTCCGCCGCCCGCGATGCAGCCCCCCACGCCGATGGCGTCGCCGCAGATGTCGCCGCCGCCGCAGATGTCCCCGGCGCCGCAGATGTCGCCGCCGATGTCGCCGCCGCAGATGTCGGCGCCGCCGCAGATGTCGCCCGCGCCGCAGATGTCGCCGCCGCCGCAGATGTCGGCGCCGATGCCCGCGCCGCAGATCTCGGTCCCGCAGCCGCAGATGTCGCCCGCGCCGCAGATGTCGCCGGCGCCGCAGATGTCGCCGCCCCCGATGGCCCAGGCCGTCGCGTCGTCCCCCGCCGTCGCGGTCGGTGGCGATCGCCGCCCCCCGCCGCTGCGCTCGGCGCCTCCGCCGCCCCGCCAGCCCACGATGACGGCGGGAGGCATGGGCGCACCGCCCCCGCTGCCGGGCCGCCCCGAGCCCGCGCCGCGCGTCCCCTCGGAGCCGCCGCCCGCGGCGCGCGAGGCCGATCGCTACCCGCTCGACGAGGAGCCGGCCGACGAGACGATGGCGCCCTCGCCGCGCGTCGTCGCGAACGCCCGTCCCACCGCCGCGCCGGTCCGTGAAGCCGCGCCCGCGCGCAACGACTTCGCGCCGCCGCCCGCCAAGGAGGCCGCCCGCGTCGAGCCGCAGACCGAGGCGCCGCCCGCGCGTGCGCAGCAGGTCGCGGTGCACACGCCGGCGCTCGCCGCGCCGATCCCCGAGTCGCGCCCGATCACCGCGCCGCTCGCCGCGCCGTCGCCGGTCGCGCAGCTGCGCCGCGCAGCGGTTCCGCGCGCCCGCGACGTGCGCGATCCGCTCGGCCACGTCCTCGCGACCCTCGCCGAGACCATCGACGTCGGCTCGCTCGTGCCGCCCGAGGCGATCCCGGCGGATCGCTGGCGCGAGGCGCGCTCGGCCGTCGACGCGGCGATCGCGCGCCTCGAGCGCGAAGGCGGCACCGCGGGTGATCGCGACGCGCTCGCGGGCTCGGCGGTGCAGGAGGCGCTCGGCCTCGGCCCGCTCGCCGCGCTCCTCGACGATCCGGGCGTGCTCGAGATCGTGGTGGAGGGGCCGGGCTCGATCCTCGTCGATCGCGGCGCGGGGCTGACCGCGGCGCCGGGACGTTTCTCGTCCGCGGATCAGCTGGTCACGATCGTCGGCCGCCTCGTGGTGCGCGGCGGTGGCTCGTTCGACGCGAGCCAGGCGATGCACGAGGCGACGCTGCCCGATGGCGCGCACCTCGTCGCGGTGCTGCCGCCGGTCGCGCTGCGCGGCCCGGTGATCGAGGTGCGCCGCACCGGCCGCGCGCCGGTGACCGGCGAGACCCTCGTGCAGCAGGGCGTGCTCAGCAGCGAGATGTTGGCGACGCTGCGCGCCGCGGTGAGCGCGCGTCGCAACGTCGTCGTGATCGGCGCGAGCGAGCTCGGCGTCGGCACGGTGGTCTCGATGCTCGCGAACCTCGCGGACGACGACGATCGCGTGCTCGCGATCGAGGCCTCGCCCGAGCTGGCGCTCGCCGCGTCGCACGCGGTGCGTCTCGGCGCGAGCTCGAGCGTGTCCCTCGCCCAGCTGATCGCCCACGCGCCGCGGTTGCGCGCCGATCGCGTCGT is a window encoding:
- a CDS encoding ATPase, T2SS/T4P/T4SS family, with the protein product MFSVVITEKGGAQRRLDFDKNEVTIGRVQGNDIILPKGNVSKRHSRIVLKDNRFIVVDLKSTNGTYVNGRKITSPLVVKSGDKIYIGDFILTLEEAAGAGMGASPGGSHEGAAMGAPPPAMQPPTPMASPQMSPPPQMSPAPQMSPPMSPPQMSAPPQMSPAPQMSPPPQMSAPMPAPQISVPQPQMSPAPQMSPAPQMSPPPMAQAVASSPAVAVGGDRRPPPLRSAPPPPRQPTMTAGGMGAPPPLPGRPEPAPRVPSEPPPAAREADRYPLDEEPADETMAPSPRVVANARPTAAPVREAAPARNDFAPPPAKEAARVEPQTEAPPARAQQVAVHTPALAAPIPESRPITAPLAAPSPVAQLRRAAVPRARDVRDPLGHVLATLAETIDVGSLVPPEAIPADRWREARSAVDAAIARLEREGGTAGDRDALAGSAVQEALGLGPLAALLDDPGVLEIVVEGPGSILVDRGAGLTAAPGRFSSADQLVTIVGRLVVRGGGSFDASQAMHEATLPDGAHLVAVLPPVALRGPVIEVRRTGRAPVTGETLVQQGVLSSEMLATLRAAVSARRNVVVIGASELGVGTVVSMLANLADDDDRVLAIEASPELALAASHAVRLGASSSVSLAQLIAHAPRLRADRVVIDGASGPETREALLLLASRGAGTVLGVRSAPTGSALDHLEALAGLGGGADTLGRLIASAVHVVVKLGRDANGVRRVVSIAEVTSDEGIPTAQDLWVHTGEFHATGNKATFQS
- a CDS encoding DODA-type extradiol aromatic ring-opening family dioxygenase, translating into MTSGGGTRMPVAYIPHGGGPWPFVELGFGDPAEWAALATYLRGLAQLAPQRPRAMLVISAHWEERIPTVTTSEHPPMLYDYYGFPPESYEITWPAPGDPQLAARVRALLSAAGIDSAEDAHRGYDHGTFVPLKVTFPEADIPTVQLSMRRDLDPASHLAIGRALRPLRDEGVLIVGSGMSFHNMRGFGSPAARAPSVAFDAWMRETVALEPAARDAALVAWDRAPSARLCHPREEHLLPLMVIAGAAGDDRGTVPYSSILMGTQVSAVHFG